From Portunus trituberculatus isolate SZX2019 chromosome 37, ASM1759143v1, whole genome shotgun sequence, one genomic window encodes:
- the LOC123514052 gene encoding kynurenine/alpha-aminoadipate aminotransferase, mitochondrial-like isoform X3: protein MFSWFYYLSGRTHVSITLLWMNYSRFISKQSSRRKPSCISELRRALENGSPSLVWLASGMPSPEKFPFREMTVTLEGGKQLTLSKEALSTGLQYGPSQGYPLLRKQLKRMVEQWHSPPRWAESDLLVTVGNQDGVSKALDMLLDPEDFIVVPDPCYSDFLCMALYLVPNSCNPTGTNMSEERRQEIYAIAQQYDLIILEDDPYFFLQFNEKQLTSFLSMDVDGRVLRFDSFSKVISSGLRIGCVTGAPPLLQGITLHMQASCICPPMLSQVLIHELLTFWGDEGFKKHISDICQFYKDRRDAMIQALETHLNGICEWIVPEGGIFVWLKVLHLNDTSAMLLERAAKGDVVLVPGREFMVDSTKPCPYMRAAYSCATPEEMMKGMENLAKLIQKEIELQSTHK, encoded by the exons atgttttcatggttttattaTCTCTCGGGAAGAACACACGTCTCGATCACTCTCCTCTG gaTGAACTATTCTAGGTTCATATCCAAACAGTCCTCCAGGAGGAAGCCATCTTGCATCAGTGAACTAC GGAGGGCTTTAGAAAATGGTTCTCCATCACTGGTATGGCTAGCTTCAGGAATGCCCAGTCCTGAGAAATTTCCATTCCGGGAGATGACTGTGACTCTGGAGGGAGGTAAGCAGCTGACCCTCAGCAAGGAGGCTTTGTCTACTGGTCTGCAATACGGACCTTCACAGGG GTACCCACTACTTCGGAAGCAGCTGAAGAGAATGGTAGAACAGTGGCACTCACCACCTCGTTGGGCTGAGAGTGACTTGTTAGTAACTGTGGGAAATCAGGATGGTGTATCAAAGGCACTGGACATGCTTCTAGATCCAGAAGACTTTATTGTTGTTCCAGATCCTTGCTATTCAGATTTTCTGTGCATG GCACTATACTTGGTTCCAAACTCTTGCAATCCAACTGGTACAAACATGAGCGAAGAGCGACGGCAGGAGATCTATGCCATAGCACAACAATATGACCTCATCATTCTAGAAGAtgatccttatttctttctacaGTTTAATGAAAag CAACTGACAAGTTTCCTGAGTATGGATGTAGATGGCCGGGTGCTGCGTTTTGATTCCTTCTCCAAAGTTATAAGTTCTGGGCTGCGTATTGGCTGTGTGACAGGTGCTCCTCCATTGTTGCAAGGAATCACCCTGCATATGCAAGCCAGCTGTATCTGTCCTCCAATGCTTTCACAG GTTCTGATCCATGAGTTGTTAACATTCTGGGGTGATGAAGGCTTTAAGAAACATATATCAGATATATGTCAATTTTACAAGGACCGTAGAGATGCCATGATCCAGGCACTTGAAACCCATCTGAATG GGATCTGTGAATGGATTGTTCCTGAAGGAGGCATTTTTGTCTGGTTGAAG GTCTTGCATCTGAATGATACTAGTGCAATGCTGCTGGAGAGGGCAGCAAAGGGAGACGTTGTGCTAGTTCCAGGAAGAGAATTTATGGTGGACTCCACCAAACCATGCCCCTACATGAGGGCAGCATATTCCTGTGCCACaccagaggaaatgatgaag ggCATGGAGAATTTAGCAAAACTCATTCAGAAGGAAATTGAGCTCCAGTCGACACACAAATGA
- the LOC123514052 gene encoding kynurenine/alpha-aminoadipate aminotransferase, mitochondrial-like isoform X1: protein MFSWFYYLSGRTHVSITLLWMNYSRFISKQSSRRKPSCISELRRALENGSPSLVWLASGMPSPEKFPFREMTVTLEGGKQLTLSKEALSTGLQYGPSQGYPLLRKQLKRMVEQWHSPPRWAESDLLVTVGNQDGVSKALDMLLDPEDFIVVPDPCYSDFLCMLTALAPQIVAVGVDDEGIRPDILKSSLEKAISSGSTGIPKALYLVPNSCNPTGTNMSEERRQEIYAIAQQYDLIILEDDPYFFLQFNEKQLTSFLSMDVDGRVLRFDSFSKVISSGLRIGCVTGAPPLLQGITLHMQASCICPPMLSQVLIHELLTFWGDEGFKKHISDICQFYKDRRDAMIQALETHLNGICEWIVPEGGIFVWLKVLHLNDTSAMLLERAAKGDVVLVPGREFMVDSTKPCPYMRAAYSCATPEEMMKGMENLAKLIQKEIELQSTHK from the exons atgttttcatggttttattaTCTCTCGGGAAGAACACACGTCTCGATCACTCTCCTCTG gaTGAACTATTCTAGGTTCATATCCAAACAGTCCTCCAGGAGGAAGCCATCTTGCATCAGTGAACTAC GGAGGGCTTTAGAAAATGGTTCTCCATCACTGGTATGGCTAGCTTCAGGAATGCCCAGTCCTGAGAAATTTCCATTCCGGGAGATGACTGTGACTCTGGAGGGAGGTAAGCAGCTGACCCTCAGCAAGGAGGCTTTGTCTACTGGTCTGCAATACGGACCTTCACAGGG GTACCCACTACTTCGGAAGCAGCTGAAGAGAATGGTAGAACAGTGGCACTCACCACCTCGTTGGGCTGAGAGTGACTTGTTAGTAACTGTGGGAAATCAGGATGGTGTATCAAAGGCACTGGACATGCTTCTAGATCCAGAAGACTTTATTGTTGTTCCAGATCCTTGCTATTCAGATTTTCTGTGCATG CTAACAGCTCTAGCACCACAGATTGTGGCTGTTGGTGTGGATGATGAAGGAATACGACCTGATATTTTAAAGTCGTCCTTGGAAAAAGCCATCAGTAGTGGATCAACAGGAATACCTAAG GCACTATACTTGGTTCCAAACTCTTGCAATCCAACTGGTACAAACATGAGCGAAGAGCGACGGCAGGAGATCTATGCCATAGCACAACAATATGACCTCATCATTCTAGAAGAtgatccttatttctttctacaGTTTAATGAAAag CAACTGACAAGTTTCCTGAGTATGGATGTAGATGGCCGGGTGCTGCGTTTTGATTCCTTCTCCAAAGTTATAAGTTCTGGGCTGCGTATTGGCTGTGTGACAGGTGCTCCTCCATTGTTGCAAGGAATCACCCTGCATATGCAAGCCAGCTGTATCTGTCCTCCAATGCTTTCACAG GTTCTGATCCATGAGTTGTTAACATTCTGGGGTGATGAAGGCTTTAAGAAACATATATCAGATATATGTCAATTTTACAAGGACCGTAGAGATGCCATGATCCAGGCACTTGAAACCCATCTGAATG GGATCTGTGAATGGATTGTTCCTGAAGGAGGCATTTTTGTCTGGTTGAAG GTCTTGCATCTGAATGATACTAGTGCAATGCTGCTGGAGAGGGCAGCAAAGGGAGACGTTGTGCTAGTTCCAGGAAGAGAATTTATGGTGGACTCCACCAAACCATGCCCCTACATGAGGGCAGCATATTCCTGTGCCACaccagaggaaatgatgaag ggCATGGAGAATTTAGCAAAACTCATTCAGAAGGAAATTGAGCTCCAGTCGACACACAAATGA
- the LOC123514052 gene encoding kynurenine/alpha-aminoadipate aminotransferase, mitochondrial-like isoform X4 codes for MSRMFSWFYYLSGRTHVSITLLWMNYSRFISKQSSRRKPSCISELRRALENGSPSLVWLASGMPSPEKFPFREMTVTLEGGKQLTLSKEALSTGLQYGPSQGYPLLRKQLKRMVEQWHSPPRWAESDLLVTVGNQDGVSKALDMLLDPEDFIVVPDPCYSDFLCMLTALAPQIVAVGVDDEGIRPDILKSSLEKAISSGSTGIPKALYLVPNSCNPTGTNMSEERRQEIYAIAQQYDLIILEDDPYFFLQFNEKVLIHELLTFWGDEGFKKHISDICQFYKDRRDAMIQALETHLNGICEWIVPEGGIFVWLKVLHLNDTSAMLLERAAKGDVVLVPGREFMVDSTKPCPYMRAAYSCATPEEMMKGMENLAKLIQKEIELQSTHK; via the exons AtgtcaaggatgttttcatggttttattaTCTCTCGGGAAGAACACACGTCTCGATCACTCTCCTCTG gaTGAACTATTCTAGGTTCATATCCAAACAGTCCTCCAGGAGGAAGCCATCTTGCATCAGTGAACTAC GGAGGGCTTTAGAAAATGGTTCTCCATCACTGGTATGGCTAGCTTCAGGAATGCCCAGTCCTGAGAAATTTCCATTCCGGGAGATGACTGTGACTCTGGAGGGAGGTAAGCAGCTGACCCTCAGCAAGGAGGCTTTGTCTACTGGTCTGCAATACGGACCTTCACAGGG GTACCCACTACTTCGGAAGCAGCTGAAGAGAATGGTAGAACAGTGGCACTCACCACCTCGTTGGGCTGAGAGTGACTTGTTAGTAACTGTGGGAAATCAGGATGGTGTATCAAAGGCACTGGACATGCTTCTAGATCCAGAAGACTTTATTGTTGTTCCAGATCCTTGCTATTCAGATTTTCTGTGCATG CTAACAGCTCTAGCACCACAGATTGTGGCTGTTGGTGTGGATGATGAAGGAATACGACCTGATATTTTAAAGTCGTCCTTGGAAAAAGCCATCAGTAGTGGATCAACAGGAATACCTAAG GCACTATACTTGGTTCCAAACTCTTGCAATCCAACTGGTACAAACATGAGCGAAGAGCGACGGCAGGAGATCTATGCCATAGCACAACAATATGACCTCATCATTCTAGAAGAtgatccttatttctttctacaGTTTAATGAAAag GTTCTGATCCATGAGTTGTTAACATTCTGGGGTGATGAAGGCTTTAAGAAACATATATCAGATATATGTCAATTTTACAAGGACCGTAGAGATGCCATGATCCAGGCACTTGAAACCCATCTGAATG GGATCTGTGAATGGATTGTTCCTGAAGGAGGCATTTTTGTCTGGTTGAAG GTCTTGCATCTGAATGATACTAGTGCAATGCTGCTGGAGAGGGCAGCAAAGGGAGACGTTGTGCTAGTTCCAGGAAGAGAATTTATGGTGGACTCCACCAAACCATGCCCCTACATGAGGGCAGCATATTCCTGTGCCACaccagaggaaatgatgaag ggCATGGAGAATTTAGCAAAACTCATTCAGAAGGAAATTGAGCTCCAGTCGACACACAAATGA
- the LOC123514052 gene encoding kynurenine/alpha-aminoadipate aminotransferase, mitochondrial-like isoform X2, giving the protein MNYSRFISKQSSRRKPSCISELRRALENGSPSLVWLASGMPSPEKFPFREMTVTLEGGKQLTLSKEALSTGLQYGPSQGYPLLRKQLKRMVEQWHSPPRWAESDLLVTVGNQDGVSKALDMLLDPEDFIVVPDPCYSDFLCMLTALAPQIVAVGVDDEGIRPDILKSSLEKAISSGSTGIPKALYLVPNSCNPTGTNMSEERRQEIYAIAQQYDLIILEDDPYFFLQFNEKQLTSFLSMDVDGRVLRFDSFSKVISSGLRIGCVTGAPPLLQGITLHMQASCICPPMLSQVLIHELLTFWGDEGFKKHISDICQFYKDRRDAMIQALETHLNGICEWIVPEGGIFVWLKVLHLNDTSAMLLERAAKGDVVLVPGREFMVDSTKPCPYMRAAYSCATPEEMMKGMENLAKLIQKEIELQSTHK; this is encoded by the exons aTGAACTATTCTAGGTTCATATCCAAACAGTCCTCCAGGAGGAAGCCATCTTGCATCAGTGAACTAC GGAGGGCTTTAGAAAATGGTTCTCCATCACTGGTATGGCTAGCTTCAGGAATGCCCAGTCCTGAGAAATTTCCATTCCGGGAGATGACTGTGACTCTGGAGGGAGGTAAGCAGCTGACCCTCAGCAAGGAGGCTTTGTCTACTGGTCTGCAATACGGACCTTCACAGGG GTACCCACTACTTCGGAAGCAGCTGAAGAGAATGGTAGAACAGTGGCACTCACCACCTCGTTGGGCTGAGAGTGACTTGTTAGTAACTGTGGGAAATCAGGATGGTGTATCAAAGGCACTGGACATGCTTCTAGATCCAGAAGACTTTATTGTTGTTCCAGATCCTTGCTATTCAGATTTTCTGTGCATG CTAACAGCTCTAGCACCACAGATTGTGGCTGTTGGTGTGGATGATGAAGGAATACGACCTGATATTTTAAAGTCGTCCTTGGAAAAAGCCATCAGTAGTGGATCAACAGGAATACCTAAG GCACTATACTTGGTTCCAAACTCTTGCAATCCAACTGGTACAAACATGAGCGAAGAGCGACGGCAGGAGATCTATGCCATAGCACAACAATATGACCTCATCATTCTAGAAGAtgatccttatttctttctacaGTTTAATGAAAag CAACTGACAAGTTTCCTGAGTATGGATGTAGATGGCCGGGTGCTGCGTTTTGATTCCTTCTCCAAAGTTATAAGTTCTGGGCTGCGTATTGGCTGTGTGACAGGTGCTCCTCCATTGTTGCAAGGAATCACCCTGCATATGCAAGCCAGCTGTATCTGTCCTCCAATGCTTTCACAG GTTCTGATCCATGAGTTGTTAACATTCTGGGGTGATGAAGGCTTTAAGAAACATATATCAGATATATGTCAATTTTACAAGGACCGTAGAGATGCCATGATCCAGGCACTTGAAACCCATCTGAATG GGATCTGTGAATGGATTGTTCCTGAAGGAGGCATTTTTGTCTGGTTGAAG GTCTTGCATCTGAATGATACTAGTGCAATGCTGCTGGAGAGGGCAGCAAAGGGAGACGTTGTGCTAGTTCCAGGAAGAGAATTTATGGTGGACTCCACCAAACCATGCCCCTACATGAGGGCAGCATATTCCTGTGCCACaccagaggaaatgatgaag ggCATGGAGAATTTAGCAAAACTCATTCAGAAGGAAATTGAGCTCCAGTCGACACACAAATGA